The Pseudomonas sp. R4-35-07 genome contains a region encoding:
- a CDS encoding pirin family protein — MLELRPFNTLGGAHHGWLDAHHHFSFAEYHDPERMHWGNLRVWNDDIIAPGSGFPQHAHRDMEIITYVREGAISHADNLGNKGRTEAGDVQVMSAGTGITHSEYNLEATPTKIFQIWIIPNEAGLPPSWGARPFPQGAREGFVTLASGKAGDTQSLRIRADARLVAANLKAGESAEYRLDSGRRAYLVPATGTIEVNGLRAQARDGVAVADEQVLRVTAIEDSEIVLVDLA, encoded by the coding sequence ATGCTTGAACTTCGACCCTTCAACACCCTGGGCGGCGCCCACCATGGCTGGCTCGACGCCCATCATCACTTTTCATTTGCCGAATACCATGACCCCGAGCGTATGCACTGGGGCAACCTGCGGGTGTGGAACGACGACATCATTGCGCCGGGCAGCGGCTTCCCGCAGCACGCGCACCGTGACATGGAAATCATCACCTACGTGCGCGAAGGCGCGATCAGTCATGCCGATAACCTGGGCAACAAGGGCCGTACCGAGGCTGGCGACGTACAGGTGATGAGCGCTGGCACCGGGATCACCCACAGCGAATACAACCTGGAAGCCACGCCGACCAAGATCTTCCAGATCTGGATCATCCCGAATGAGGCCGGCTTGCCGCCTTCCTGGGGCGCCAGGCCGTTTCCACAGGGTGCGCGCGAAGGCTTCGTGACCTTGGCCAGCGGCAAGGCCGGAGACACGCAAAGCCTGCGCATTCGTGCCGATGCACGCCTGGTGGCGGCTAATCTGAAGGCCGGGGAAAGTGCCGAGTATCGGCTGGACAGCGGCCGCCGGGCGTACCTGGTGCCGGCAACGGGGACGATTGAAGTCAACGGCTTGCGTGCGCAGGCTCGAGACGGCGTGGCGGTTGCCGATGAGCAGGTGTTGCGGGTGACGGCGATTGAAGACAGCGAGATTGTGTTGGTTGACTTAGCCTGA